DNA from Streptomyces sp. NBC_01260:
CAAGGCCGCGGTGGTGGGCGACACCGTCTCCATCGTCGGTGATCTGTCCGGCGACAAGGACACCCTCGCCCGGATCGTCCGCATCGGTGAACGCCGTTCGGTGCTGCGCCGGACGGCGGACGACGACGATCCGTTCGAGCGGGTGGTCGTCGCCAACGCCGACCAGCTCGCGATCGTCACCGCGCTGGCCGATCCGGAACCCCGTCCGCGCATGATCGACCGCTGTCTGGTCGCCGCGTACGACGGCGGGCTCTCCCCTCTCCTGGTGCTGACCAAGTCCGATCTGGCCTCGCCGGACAAGCTGCTGGAGGCGTACACCCCGCTGGGTGTGCCGTTCATCGTCACCAACCGCGAGGAGCTGGAGAACGGCGACGCCGCGGAGCGGGTCCGCGAGCAGCTGAACGACCGGATCACGGCCTTCGTCGGGCACTCCGGCGTCGGGAAGACCACGCTGGTCAACGCCCTGGTGCCGAAGGACAGGCGGCGTACGACCGGAGTGGTCAACGCGGTCACCGGGCGCGGCCGCCACACCACCACCTCGGCCCTTGCGCTGCCGCTGCCGGACTACCGGGGCTGGGTGGTCGACACCCCCGGCGTCCGCTCCTTCGGCCTGCACCACATCGACCCGTCCCGGGTCATCAACGCCTTCCCCGACCTCCAGCCCGGCACCGAGGGCTGCCCGCGCGGCTGCACCCACGACAGCCGGCAACCGGAATGCGCGCTGGACGCCTGGGTGGCGGAGGGGCACGCCGATCCGGCCCGGCTGGACTCGCTGCGCCGGCTGCTCTCCACCCGGGAGCGACGCGAAGGCGACTGATCGCGCACGTTTGCGATCACTCGCCACTGGTAAATGCATAATCACGAATCACGCCCAGCGGTACGAGGCGGTCACCGATGCGGGAGGGGCACTGACGATGGCGTGGCTGCTGGTCGTGGTCGCGGGACTTCTGGAGACCGGCTTCGCCGTCTGCCTGAAGCTCTCCCACGGCTTCACCCGGCTCTGGCCGACCATCGCGTTCTGCGTCTTCGCGCTCGGCAGCTTCGGTCTGCTGACCATGTCGCTGAAGAAGCTCGACGTCGGGCCCGCCTACGCGGTGTGGACCGGCATCGGCGCGGCGGGGACCGCCATCTACGGCATGATCTTCCTCGACGACGTGGTCTCCACGCTCAAGCTGGTCTCGATCTCGCTGGTGATCCTCGGCGTGATCGGGCTCCAGCTCTCGGGGTCCTCGCACTGAGACCGGCCGGCTCACGTCACGGAATCCGGAGCCCGCTCCACCACATCCCGCACCAGCGGCGCCCCGTCCCCCGCCACTTCGGGGTGCGGGGGTACCAGTGTGTACGACAGAGCGAGCCGCAGCGCGAGTTCGCAGGTCACGGCCAGGGCCGCCGGGTCGTGCGGCCAACATCCCCCGTCCAGGGCGGCCACCGCGCGGTCCCTGACCTGGCCGAGCAGTTCGGCGGGCGTCGGCGGTCCGGCGTCGGCCCGGCGCTGCGCCGGTACGGGCGAGCCGGGCGGCCGGACCGGGCGCGCGGAGCAGGCGGGGCGCGGTAACCGGTCCTCCCAGCAACCCGTGAGCAACCCTCTGACCAGTGCGTTCGTCCGGGTGGCCCGGACCGTCCAAGCGGCGGTGGCGGCCAGTCTGTCGCCGGTGCCGCCGGCCGTTCCCAGCGCCCGCTCGACGCCGGCCAGATAGGCGTCGGCGGCCCGTCGGACCAGGGCGCGGGCCAGTCCGTCCTTGCTGCCGAACTCGTTGTAGAGGGTCTGCCGGGAGACCTCGGCGGCAGCTGCCACATCGACCATCCGCACGGCCGGCCAGGGCCGGGTGGCCAGGGCCGCGTGGGCGGCGTCCAGCAGTGCTTCTCGCGCTGTCGGCATCGTTGCCTCCCACGCCGGGGCCTGTGTTTCAGAGTTGACGCGCTCCCCGGCGCTGTCAAGGGTCCAGGCGGCGTCCGGGGCCCTGGTGGCTCTGTTCACCTGCGGTCGATACTGTGACGGTCATGCCCGATTACCACGATGATCTGCGCCTCGCCCACGTGCTGGCGGACGCCGCCGACGCGACGACGATGGACCGGTTCAAGGCTCTGGACCTGAAGGTCGAGACGAAGCCGGACATGACGCCGGTGACCGAGGCCGACAAGGCCGCCGAGGAGCTGATCCGCGGCCACCTGCACCGGGCCCGCCCACGCGACGCGATTCTGGGCGAGGAGTACGGCATCGAGGGGACCGGCCCCCGGCGCTGGGTGATCGACCCGATCGACGGGACCAAGAACTACGTACGCGGTGTGCCGGTCTGGGCGACGCTGATCTCGCTGATGGAGGCCGGTGAGGACGGTTTCCAGCCGGTCGTCGGCCTGGTGTCCGCGCCCGCGCTGAACCGGCGCTGGTGGGCGGCGAAGGGCGCGGGGGCGTTCTCCGGCCGCAGCCTGACCTCGGCGTCCCGGCTGCACGTGTCGAAGGTGGAACGGATCGCGGACGCGTCGCTCGCGTACTCCTCCCTGACCGGCTGGGAGGAGCAGGGCCGGCTCGACGGCTTCATGGATCTGACCCGGGCCTGCTGGCGTACCCGCGGGTACGGGGATTTCTGGCCGTACATGATGGTCGCCGAGGGATCGGTCGACATCTGTGCCGAGCCGGAGCTCTCGCTCTGGGACATGGCGGCGAACGCGATCATCGTGGAGGAGGCGGGCGGCCGGTTCACCAGCCTGGACGGGGTCTCCGGACCGGGCGGCGGCAACGCGGCGGCCTCGAACGGGACGCTCCACCACGAACTGCTGGGATATCTGAACCAGCGCTACTGACCCCGGCCCGAGCGGAATCCGCCGGAGAGAACCCCGCCGGTACGGGCCAACCGCCTGAACAGCAACGGCGATACAGGGCGCCTCAGCGGGCGCGCCGGAACCACGAGGGGCGTGCCGCACCACCGCACGCCCCTCGAACGATCTTCACCACCCCTTGTTGCCGCTCCTCAACAGTGCGACTCTAAGAGTCCCCCCACTTGTGAACTTGTGAATCGGCTCACGCAGTCGCTTCACGAAGGAGGTGGCTCCCTTCATGCTCGTCCGTGACGCCATGAGCACGGTGGTCCTCACCATCGGCCCGACCCACACCCTCCGCCAGGCAGCCCGGCTGATGTCGGTACGCCGCGTAGGAGCAGCCGTCGTCCACGACCCGGACACCTGCGGTCTCGGCATTCTCACTGAGCGCGACATCCTCAACGCGGTCGGATCGGGCCAGAACCCCGACGTCGAGACAGCCGCCACCCACACCACCACCGACGTGGTCTTCGCCGCGCCCGCCTGGACCCTGGAGGAGGCAGCCGCGGCCATGACGCACGGCGGCTTCCGGCATCTGATCGTGCTGGACGACATCGGCCCGGTCGGTGTCGTGTCGGTGCGCGACATCATCCGCTGCTGGGCGCCGGCCGGGCGCCACCCCGTGGAGCTGGTCGGCTGAACGACCCTGCGGACGACCGGTCCGCCCCCGCGCACGGCAGCGGACACGCGGGCGCGGGGCGGGACCGCCGGTGCGCCGCCCCACCCCGCGCCCGCCCACGACCGGCGGCGGTCCTCAGCCGCGCAGGGCCTGGACCGCGGCTTCGAGCCGCTTGCCGAAGTCGCCGTCGGCCTGGCGGAAGTTGCCGATGGCGCGCTCGGCGATGTCGTCGCGCGAGACCTTCGAGATGAACCCCGCGAGGTTGTCGATCAGCCGGGCCTTCTCGTCCTCGGAGTAGAGCCGGTAGAGGTTGCCCGCCTGGACGAAGTCGTTGTCCTCGGCGTGCACGGCGGCCTCGTGGGTACCGGTGTCGCCGTTGACCGGGACGGGCTGCCACAGCGGCCTGTCCGTCTGGACCGGACCGCCGAAGCTGTTCGGCTCGTAGTTCTTCGCACCCTTGTGGCGGCCGTCGTACAGGTGGCCGTCCCGGCCGTGCGTCCGCGCCTCGGCGGCGTGCGGGCGGTTCACCGGCAGATGGTCGGCGTTGATGCCGACGCGGTAGCGGTGCGCGTCGCCGTACGCGAAGAGGCGGCCCTGGAGCATCTTGTCCGGGGACGGGCCGATGCCGGGCACGAAGTGCGCGGGGCTGAAGACCGACTGCTCGGTCTCCGCGAAGACGTTCTCCGGGTTCCGGTTGAGCTCCAGCCTGCCGATCTCGACCGGCGGGTAGTCCTCGTGCGGCCATACCTTGGTGAGGTCGAACGGGTTGAAGCGGTACGTGGCCGCCTCGGCCGCCGGCATGATCTGGACCTGCACGGTCCAGGACGGGAACTCCCCGCGCTCGATGGCCTCGCGCAGATCGCGCTGGTGGCTGTCCGGGTCCTCGCCGGCCAGCTTGTTGGCGTCGTCCTGGGTGAGGTTCTTGATGCCCTGGTCGGTCTTGAAGTGGTACTTGACCCAGAAGACCTCGCCGGCCTCGTTGTTCCACTGGTAGGTGTGCGAGCCGTACCCGTTCATGTGGCGCAGCGTGGCCGGGATGCCGCGGTCACCGAAGAGCCAGGTCACCTGGTGGGTGGACTCGGGCGACAGACCCCAGAAGTCCCAGACGTTGTCCGCCTCCTGCGAGCCGGTGTACGGGTCGCGCTTCTGGGTGTGGATGAAGTCGGGGAACTTGATGGCGTCCTTGATGAAGAACACCGGGGTGTTGTTGCCGACGAGGTCGTAGTTGCCGTCCTCGGTGTAGAACTTCAGCGCGAAGCCGCGGGGGTCACGCACCGCGTCTGCGGAGCCGAGGTTGCCCGCGACGGTCGAGAAGCGCAGGAAGGTCTCGGTCTGCTTGCCGACCTCGGAGAGGAACTTCGCACGCGTCCACTGCGAGACGTCGCGGGTCAGCGTGAACGTGCCGTACGCACCGGCGCCCCGGGCGTGCACGATGCGCTCCGGAATGCGCTCACGGTTGAAGTGCGCGAGCTTCTCCAGCAGCGACTGGTCCTGCACCAGCACCGGACCGCCGACGCCAGCGGTCTGGCTGTTCTGGTTGTCGGCGACCGGTGCTCCGGCCTCCGTGGTGAGCGGTCCCTGCGTCACGTGCGCCTCCTGCGTCATTCCTGCACATTCGTCATGTCGTCCCGGCGTGCACAGCCTGTCCCTTGGCCTACGCCGTTTCCGATCCTACAATGGACTTAGTCCAAGTCAAGCAGACATCCAAAGTCACACCAGTTCGGAACACGGCCCCTCCACTGTTAGGCTTGTCCTCATGAGTGACCTGCTGGAACGACTTCGTGGACGCGGCTGGCGCATGACTGCGCAGCGGCGCGTCGT
Protein-coding regions in this window:
- a CDS encoding CBS domain-containing protein, with the translated sequence MLVRDAMSTVVLTIGPTHTLRQAARLMSVRRVGAAVVHDPDTCGLGILTERDILNAVGSGQNPDVETAATHTTTDVVFAAPAWTLEEAAAAMTHGGFRHLIVLDDIGPVGVVSVRDIIRCWAPAGRHPVELVG
- the rsgA gene encoding ribosome small subunit-dependent GTPase A, which encodes MRRYGKNPDEDDIRVRPNRKGNRPRTHIRPKHEDAEDGMVLTVDRGRLTCLVEGRTVVAMKARELGRKAAVVGDTVSIVGDLSGDKDTLARIVRIGERRSVLRRTADDDDPFERVVVANADQLAIVTALADPEPRPRMIDRCLVAAYDGGLSPLLVLTKSDLASPDKLLEAYTPLGVPFIVTNREELENGDAAERVREQLNDRITAFVGHSGVGKTTLVNALVPKDRRRTTGVVNAVTGRGRHTTTSALALPLPDYRGWVVDTPGVRSFGLHHIDPSRVINAFPDLQPGTEGCPRGCTHDSRQPECALDAWVAEGHADPARLDSLRRLLSTRERREGD
- a CDS encoding TetR/AcrR family transcriptional regulator, producing MPTAREALLDAAHAALATRPWPAVRMVDVAAAAEVSRQTLYNEFGSKDGLARALVRRAADAYLAGVERALGTAGGTGDRLAATAAWTVRATRTNALVRGLLTGCWEDRLPRPACSARPVRPPGSPVPAQRRADAGPPTPAELLGQVRDRAVAALDGGCWPHDPAALAVTCELALRLALSYTLVPPHPEVAGDGAPLVRDVVERAPDSVT
- a CDS encoding catalase; the protein is MTQEAHVTQGPLTTEAGAPVADNQNSQTAGVGGPVLVQDQSLLEKLAHFNRERIPERIVHARGAGAYGTFTLTRDVSQWTRAKFLSEVGKQTETFLRFSTVAGNLGSADAVRDPRGFALKFYTEDGNYDLVGNNTPVFFIKDAIKFPDFIHTQKRDPYTGSQEADNVWDFWGLSPESTHQVTWLFGDRGIPATLRHMNGYGSHTYQWNNEAGEVFWVKYHFKTDQGIKNLTQDDANKLAGEDPDSHQRDLREAIERGEFPSWTVQVQIMPAAEAATYRFNPFDLTKVWPHEDYPPVEIGRLELNRNPENVFAETEQSVFSPAHFVPGIGPSPDKMLQGRLFAYGDAHRYRVGINADHLPVNRPHAAEARTHGRDGHLYDGRHKGAKNYEPNSFGGPVQTDRPLWQPVPVNGDTGTHEAAVHAEDNDFVQAGNLYRLYSEDEKARLIDNLAGFISKVSRDDIAERAIGNFRQADGDFGKRLEAAVQALRG
- a CDS encoding DMT family transporter yields the protein MAWLLVVVAGLLETGFAVCLKLSHGFTRLWPTIAFCVFALGSFGLLTMSLKKLDVGPAYAVWTGIGAAGTAIYGMIFLDDVVSTLKLVSISLVILGVIGLQLSGSSH
- the hisN gene encoding histidinol-phosphatase, which gives rise to MPDYHDDLRLAHVLADAADATTMDRFKALDLKVETKPDMTPVTEADKAAEELIRGHLHRARPRDAILGEEYGIEGTGPRRWVIDPIDGTKNYVRGVPVWATLISLMEAGEDGFQPVVGLVSAPALNRRWWAAKGAGAFSGRSLTSASRLHVSKVERIADASLAYSSLTGWEEQGRLDGFMDLTRACWRTRGYGDFWPYMMVAEGSVDICAEPELSLWDMAANAIIVEEAGGRFTSLDGVSGPGGGNAAASNGTLHHELLGYLNQRY